The Halomonas binhaiensis nucleotide sequence CCAAGCAGCATGGTGATCATGGTCATGAGAGTGAACAGCTGTGCCATGCCGTCCAGTAGTGCAGTCATCATATCCAGGTTCCTCGTGGAATCATGATCGGTCAGCCCAGCAGGCCGCGTGGCAAGCTGATCACGAAGACATCGCGGAACAGGGCGTCAGCTCCGAATGAAAAGACCACAGCAATGACCACGGCGATACATATCTGCCTCAAGGATCTGGCGCCGAGCAACCACTGCCCGAGCATGATGAACAGAAAGGACGCCACGGCGAATCCAAGCCAGGGCAGTGCCAGAATGAAAACAGCCAGTAGTCCCAGGACTGCGAAGGCGAGGCGATGACGCCATATCCAGGCCGCTGTCTGGCCTTTGGCACCGGGCGAGCGTCCTTTCAGGTTGCGCAGTTCCTTGGCGATGATGGCGAGGTTGATCAGCATCAGCAGGCCAAGCACGAGACGCGGGAAACTCCCGGAACCCAGGGGTTCCCACATGGAGGAGGGCAGCTCTCTCGCCTGCAGGAAAAAATAGCCGAACAGCACCACGAGGATACCGTTCAACATGATATGGGCCAGAGGGTTGGCCCTCCCCGCAGGAACCAACGGCTCCCCCGAGGGGGAGCGTGTATCACGGGAATGTGTTGTATCGAAGGAATGTGCGGGTTGCGTTTTCATCGTGCCAGCTTCCCTGCCAGGCGTTTGAAGGTGGCGTCAGTCTGTTGCAGGTAGTCCGAAAACTCCTCGGGTCCCTGGTACACGACACTGGCGCCGGCACTGTTCACACCCTTGATGAAATCCTCATCCTCGCTCATGGCCTTGAAGGCATCGGCCAGGACTGCGACACGATCCTCGGCAATTCCCTTGGGGGCGATGATGCCGCGAATGATGTTCAGCTTGAGTTCGGGATGGCCT carries:
- a CDS encoding tripartite tricarboxylate transporter TctB family protein, producing the protein MKTQPAHSFDTTHSRDTRSPSGEPLVPAGRANPLAHIMLNGILVVLFGYFFLQARELPSSMWEPLGSGSFPRLVLGLLMLINLAIIAKELRNLKGRSPGAKGQTAAWIWRHRLAFAVLGLLAVFILALPWLGFAVASFLFIMLGQWLLGARSLRQICIAVVIAVVFSFGADALFRDVFVISLPRGLLG